The Nocardia vinacea genome contains the following window.
CGCTTCGGCGACTTCGCTGGTGCTGGCGCGGGTGTAGATCGTGGTAGCGCCGTCGCGATGGCTGTCGGCATGTCCGGCATAGGCTTTGGCGACCGATAATCCGAAGTTGCGTTCGACCCATTTCAGGGTGGTGTGGCGCAGCCAGTAGATGCTGATGCCGCGCACGGTGATGTCAGGGATGTAGCGCGACATGCGGACGAACATGTTTTCGTAGCGGCGACGACGGACCGGGCGGCCGCCACGCTTGGATCGCAACAGTGGTTCGTCTGGGGCGACCGGGCGGTCGGCGGCGTGGCGCAGCAGCGCGTCCATCAGGCTGGGGGAGACGGGCTGCCAGCGCTCGGTGTTGCCTTTCTCGCGCAGGCGGATCAGGCATTGGGTGGTGTCGAGATCGATGCGGCGCAGCGACATCGCACCGATAGGCCGACATGCGGTTTCGGTGTGTAGCCGCAGCAACAAAAGGTCGAGTTCGGGGTCCTGACCGGTGGTCGCCGCGATGTCGTACATCTGCCGCAGAATCTCGTCGGGGATCTTGTCGCGGGTGGAGGGCTGCTGGCGGGGCAGTCGTAACCGCTGGGCGGGGTTGTCGGTCGCGTCGATGAGGCGATCGTCGACCGCGCTCTGGTACAGGCGGCGTAGTGCGACGACGGCATGGATGCGCACGGAGTAGCCGTTGCGATCGTTGCGGCGCACCTTACGTTGGGTCTGGAGCAGCTCGATGGCCAGTTGGAGGTCGGTGACGGTGACTTCGTCGAGACGCCGATCGGCCCAGCCGTCGAGTTCGAGCAGGCGGCGCCAATATCCCAGGTAGGCGTCACGGGTGAGCGTGGCAGGCAGGGATGCGTAGACGCGGGGGATGTATTCGGCGAAAGTCGGTAGTGGAGGGCGAGTGCTCAGTCCTTTCAAGTCCTCTGCGGACACACCGAGGCTCTGTAGCACGGTCAGGGCGGTGGCGATCTTGTCAGGTGCTGGGGGAGTCATGCCGGTCCCTTCTCGGTGAGGGCGGTGAACAGCGGTGCGGTCAGCTCGTCTATGAGTGGTCGGGGGAGTACGAGCAGCGTTTCGCTGGGTAGGTGGGCGGCCAGGAGGACGCGCTGCCCGGCGCCGATGCGCAGCGCACGGCGGATCGCCGCGGGCAGATGCAAGCTGCCCTGGTTATCGATGCGGGCGTGTTCACCGGGGCAGGTGACCACGACGAAGCCCGCGCGCAGCCGGATTCGCACCCGCGTGCCGGGGGACCAGCTCAGGGTGCGGAACATGACTGCGTCGCTGATCCGGCCTTTGACATCGATGGAGCCGACGCCGTAGAGAGTTGTGTTCGCTGGCAGTTCGCTGACCGGTGCTAACGGCGGTGCGGGGGGACGCGGTGTGCGTCGCGTGGAACCAGGTTCTCTACTGTCTGCGCGGCTCGGCGGGATCAGTGGTCGCACTGTGTCAGAAGACACGGCTGTCGGCCTCTGCCAGCGCTATCGATCAGCGAACTAGGCGGTAGGGTGTTCCGGCGGCGTACCGACACCTGGGCAGTAGTGAGTTCGCAACGAGTTCGCGTCACTGTTCCGTTACTGACACGCGAACTGGGATATCTGCTCGTCTGCTTCTTTGCTGAAACAGCGAACGGTTGTGGTGTCGAAACAGGCTGACTGTGGAACCCAGTGCCATGCTTGGCTTCTCGCGGAGGCGGAATCGGGGTCACGGGCCGTGGAGCCGCGAAAGTGCATCGGTGCCGCTGAAGCCAGTGCGAAACCGGACCGGCGCAGTACAGCGGATTTCGCAGGTGTGCCGGGCGCGGGATATGTTGGTGTCGTCAATCACTGAGCGATCGGTTGGTAGGCGCGAACAC
Protein-coding sequences here:
- a CDS encoding site-specific integrase, which translates into the protein MTPPAPDKIATALTVLQSLGVSAEDLKGLSTRPPLPTFAEYIPRVYASLPATLTRDAYLGYWRRLLELDGWADRRLDEVTVTDLQLAIELLQTQRKVRRNDRNGYSVRIHAVVALRRLYQSAVDDRLIDATDNPAQRLRLPRQQPSTRDKIPDEILRQMYDIAATTGQDPELDLLLLRLHTETACRPIGAMSLRRIDLDTTQCLIRLREKGNTERWQPVSPSLMDALLRHAADRPVAPDEPLLRSKRGGRPVRRRRYENMFVRMSRYIPDITVRGISIYWLRHTTLKWVERNFGLSVAKAYAGHADSHRDGATTIYTRASTSEVAEALSWLTGEQHPLAPSADYGSQPNE